A single genomic interval of Helianthus annuus cultivar XRQ/B chromosome 13, HanXRQr2.0-SUNRISE, whole genome shotgun sequence harbors:
- the LOC110903427 gene encoding beta-carotene isomerase D27, chloroplastic: METTIFPTPALSSIPITSRWPKPNRSRRTIVSLLTPSKTEAKITTVPKTVYKDNWYDRLAIDYLSKAVQDTVGMKNKETGYESLVVAAEAVFQNFDPIQQRQLVVKSLQNAIPGPFSLLIKTLMPPSKFSREYFAAFTTIFFPWLIGPCEVKESEFEGSKERHIVHIKKCRFLESSNCAGMCTNLCKIPSQEFIKNSFGIPVNMVPNFDDMSCEMIFGQDPPALEDDPVLKQPCYKLCKVKHKHDTSCVTLVKEIRSDGTNRN; the protein is encoded by the exons ATGGAGACCACCATTTTTCCAACTCCAGCCCTGTCTTCCATCCCAATTACAAGTCGATGGCCAAAACCAAATCGTAGCCGTCGTACAATTGTATCTCTACTCACACCGTCCAAGACGGAGGCCAAGATCACCACAGTACCTAAGACCGTCTATAAAGACAACTGGTATGATCGTCTTGCCATTGATTACCTCTCGAAAGCCGTCCAAGATACCGTTG GAATGAAAAATAAGGAGACTGGGTATGAGAGTTTGGTTGTGGCAGCCGAAGCAGTTTTCCAGAACTTTGACCCGATCCAACAACGCCAACTTGTTGTAAAATCTCTTCAGAATGCAATTCCTGGTCCATTTTCCCTGCTG ATCAAGACATTGATGCCACCTTCAAAGTTTTCGCGAGAGTATTTCGCAGCCTTCACCACCATCTTCTTCCCTTGGCTTATCGGCCCATGCGAG GTAAAAGAATCTGAATTTGAAGGGAGTAAAGAGAGACATATCGTCCACATTAAGAAATGCAG GTTTCTAGAATCGAGCAATTGCGCAGGAATGTGCACCAATCTATGCAAGATACCGTCACAAGAGTTCATTAAGAACTCATTTGGGATCCCCGTCAACATGGTTCCGA ATTTTGATGACATGAGTTGTGAGATGATATTTGGGCAAGACCCTCCAGCCTTGGAAGATGATCCAGTACTAAAGCAACCATGCTATAAACTAT GTAAGGTAAAGCATAAGCATGATACAAGCTGCGTTACCTTAGTTAAGGAGATTCGGTCAGATGGAACAAATAGAAATTAA